One genomic region from Amphiprion ocellaris isolate individual 3 ecotype Okinawa chromosome 20, ASM2253959v1, whole genome shotgun sequence encodes:
- the LOC111565012 gene encoding LOW QUALITY PROTEIN: nucleic acid dioxygenase ALKBH1-like (The sequence of the model RefSeq protein was modified relative to this genomic sequence to represent the inferred CDS: substituted 1 base at 1 genomic stop codon), producing the protein MIDFCVSMWKIVPADLDSAAVSDVEAARAGLXPVRDWRAFSLQGYPGFIFISNLFLSGSQSYWVRQCLKTYPQKTNICNLDMHMSPSDTKDFWGKSVHALSSPTGKKEPKTLLERLRWVTLGYHYNWDMKTYSANSYTPFPADLHLLSLQVTAACGFPGFNSEAGILNYYRPDSSLGIHVHESELDHTRPLLSFSFGQSAIFLLGGTCRQDPPTAMYMHSGDMMLMSGQSRLLYHAVPRILPAPQGHTTLEMEGCSLTSSLQGDAVVELVSEEDWALCSRYIHNSRVNVTVRQVLGPGQNFPETPSPLQRTDTGQTDGPHDGAADRDNEKRKRSSNGSVDPVET; encoded by the exons ATGATTGATTTTTGTGTGTCCATGTGGAAGATCGTTCCTGCTGATTTAGACTCTGCAGCCGTGAGCGACGTCGAGGCTGCCAGGGCTGGATTATGACCTGTCAGAGACTGGAGAGCCTTCAGCCTGCAGGGCTACCCAG ggttcatcttcatctctaACCTGTTCCTGTCGGGGTCCCAATCCTACTGGGTGAGACAATGTCTGAAGACCTACcctcagaaaacaaacatctgtaaTCTAGACATGCACATGTCTCCTTCAGACACCAAGGACTTCTGGGGAAAGAGTGTACATGCTCTCAG TTCTCCCACTGGAAAGAAAGAACCAAAGACTCTCCTGGAGAGGCTGCGTTGGGTCACTCTGGGATATCACTACAACTGGGATATGAAG ACTTACTCTGCCAACAGCTACACTCCTTTCCCAGCTGACCTCCACTTGCTGTCCCTCCAAGTAACGGCTGCCTGTGGCTTCCCAGGGTTCAACTCAGAGGCTGGAATTCTAAACTACTACCGACCGGATTCTTCTCTGGGGATCCATGTGCATGAATCTGAGCTGGATCACACTCGACCTCTGCTGTCCTTCAG TTTTGGACAGTCGGCCATCTTCCTCCTGGGAGGCACCTGCAGACAGGATCCCCCTACTGCCATGTACATGCACAGTGGGGACATGATGCTGATGTCGGGACAAAGCCGCCTTCTTTACCACGCCGTCCCACGCATCCTCCCAGCCCCTCAGGGTCACACTACTTTAGAGATGGAAGGCTGCAGCCTGACCTCGTCCCTACAGGGGGATGCTGTGGTGGAGCTGGTGTCTGAGGAGGACTGGGCGCTATGCTCCAGGTACATCCACAACTCCAGGGTGAATGTGACTGTCAGACAGGTGCTGGGGCCTGGGCAGAACTTTCCAGAAACACCCTCTCCTCTCCAAAGGACTGATACGGGCCAGACAGACGGACCTCATGACGGAGCAGCAGACCGAGATaatgaaaagaggaaaagaagcaGCAATGGCTCTGTTGATCCTGTAGAGACATGA